A window of the Blattabacterium cuenoti genome harbors these coding sequences:
- a CDS encoding nucleoside deaminase: protein MKIALEEAHIAFHKNEIPIGAAITHKNMVIAKAHNLTETLCDITAHAEMLVIHLASKHLKKKYIKKCTLYVTLEPCVMCAGALFWAKIGRVVCGASNPSKRGFLYSGTKLHPKTEFASGIMKNQCKALIQEFFFYKRIHNKKFR from the coding sequence AAATGAAATTCCTATAGGCGCTGCAATTACACATAAAAATATGGTTATAGCAAAAGCTCATAATTTAACTGAAACTTTATGTGATATTACTGCACATGCAGAAATGTTAGTGATTCACTTAGCATCTAAGCACCTGAAAAAAAAATACATAAAAAAATGCACTTTATATGTAACTCTAGAACCATGTGTCATGTGTGCTGGAGCATTGTTCTGGGCTAAAATAGGAAGAGTTGTATGTGGTGCTTCTAACCCATCAAAAAGAGGATTCTTGTATTCTGGTACTAAATTACATCCCAAAACAGAATTTGCATCTGGAATTATGAAAAATCAGTGCAAAGCTCTTATACAAGAATTCTTTTTTTATAAAAGAATACATAATAAAAAATTTAGATAA
- a CDS encoding DedA family protein translates to MSDLWDFFQHLFNPRWIFLYFGNTALFILLAIVFAETGFFIGFFLPGDSLLFTAGIFGEDLCKNFYNVPFFVIILIVASVAILGNMQGYWLGYKSGKLLYERKDSFFFKKKHLILAKLFYNKYKTTALIMSRFLPMFRTFAPIIAGAIRIDFKKFMIYNIIGALAWTFSIMLAGHYLDKSFPELKNHLEWIILLIILITTLPVFFKMKINKNKKIFI, encoded by the coding sequence ATGTCAGATCTTTGGGATTTTTTTCAGCATTTATTTAATCCTAGATGGATATTTTTATATTTCGGAAATACAGCTTTATTTATTCTTTTAGCTATTGTTTTTGCAGAAACAGGATTTTTCATTGGTTTTTTCTTGCCTGGAGATTCTTTATTATTTACTGCTGGAATTTTTGGGGAAGATTTATGCAAAAATTTTTATAATGTCCCTTTTTTTGTGATCATTTTAATCGTAGCAAGTGTAGCAATTCTTGGTAATATGCAAGGATACTGGTTGGGGTACAAATCTGGAAAGCTACTGTATGAAAGAAAAGATTCCTTTTTTTTTAAAAAAAAACATTTAATTTTAGCAAAATTGTTTTATAATAAATATAAAACAACTGCTCTTATCATGAGTCGTTTTTTACCTATGTTTCGTACTTTTGCTCCTATTATAGCAGGAGCAATTCGCATAGATTTCAAAAAATTTATGATATATAACATTATTGGAGCGCTTGCTTGGACTTTTTCTATTATGTTGGCGGGGCATTATTTAGATAAAAGTTTTCCGGAATTAAAAAATCATCTTGAATGGATTATTTTATTAATTATATTGATTACAACTTTACCTGTTTTTTTTAAAATGAAAATAAATAAGAATAAAAAAATATTTATCTAA
- the aroB gene encoding 3-dehydroquinate synthase — MKKRGVLIHFNEEAYDVLKNYLLHQVDDIKNTFILVDDMTFNHCLPILFHHIDFLKKSNVIKIKSGEKEKNIYTCIQICKSLEEFKATRKSLIINLGGGVITDTGGFVASIFKRGIRFINIPTTLLGMVDAAIGYKTGVNLDSIKNEIGSFYVPEFLIIDTYFLKTLPNKEIFSGMAEMFKHGLIADKNFWKKMNQIQTDITQNQNEWTHLIHQSILIKQKIVDQDPKEKGLRKILNFGHTIGHALESYFMNMNKMLHGIAVTIGMMYESWISFKINGLSMSDYKEIKSTLSALCPIRNQIFDLEINKLLLIMEHDKKNEKNKIQFSLLKEIGKCSYNCQVPYSLIKESFLN; from the coding sequence ATGAAAAAAAGGGGAGTACTTATACATTTTAATGAAGAAGCTTATGATGTACTTAAAAATTATTTACTTCATCAAGTGGATGACATAAAAAACACATTCATTTTAGTAGATGATATGACCTTCAATCATTGTCTTCCCATTCTTTTTCATCATATAGATTTTTTAAAAAAATCTAATGTTATTAAAATAAAATCAGGAGAAAAAGAAAAAAATATTTACACGTGCATTCAAATATGTAAAAGTCTAGAAGAATTTAAAGCAACTAGAAAAAGTTTAATTATAAATTTAGGAGGAGGGGTTATAACAGATACTGGAGGTTTTGTTGCTTCTATATTCAAACGAGGAATTCGTTTTATTAATATCCCCACAACTCTATTAGGAATGGTTGATGCGGCTATAGGATATAAAACCGGAGTGAATTTAGATTCTATAAAAAATGAAATAGGATCTTTTTACGTTCCAGAATTTTTAATCATTGATACTTATTTTCTAAAAACACTTCCGAATAAAGAAATTTTTTCTGGAATGGCAGAAATGTTCAAACATGGATTAATAGCTGATAAAAATTTTTGGAAAAAAATGAATCAAATACAAACAGATATCACTCAAAATCAAAATGAATGGACCCACTTAATTCATCAATCTATATTAATTAAACAAAAAATTGTAGATCAAGATCCTAAAGAAAAAGGATTAAGAAAAATTCTTAATTTTGGCCACACTATTGGACATGCTTTAGAAAGTTATTTTATGAATATGAATAAAATGTTACATGGGATTGCTGTAACCATAGGAATGATGTATGAATCATGGATTTCTTTCAAAATTAATGGTTTATCCATGTCTGATTATAAAGAAATCAAATCTACGCTTTCTGCATTATGTCCAATACGAAATCAAATTTTCGATTTAGAAATTAATAAATTATTGCTGATTATGGAACATGATAAAAAAAATGAAAAAAATAAAATTCAATTTTCTTTATTAAAAGAAATAGGAAAATGTTCATATAATTGTCAAGTCCCGTATTCCTTGATTAAGGAAAGTTTTTTGAACTAA
- the gyrA gene encoding DNA gyrase subunit A, translating into MNESEGEKLIYINIEDEMKSSYIDYSMSVIVSRALPDVRDGLKPVHRRVLYGMYQLGIFSNSSYKKSARIVGEVLGKYHPHGDISVYETMVRLTQKWTLRYPLIDGQGNFGSLDADPPAAMRYTEVKMKKISEEMLLDIKKETVDMKLNFDDSLEEPTVLPTRIPNLLINGSSGIAVGMATNIAPHNLKETINAVCAYIENNDISIEQIMKYIKAPDFPTGGIIYGYDGVKNAFRTGKGRIILRAKVHFEEIHGRQCIIVDEIPYQVNKADMIARTVELMKEGKMEGIYQIRDESDRNGLRIVYILKQNTNPNILLNKLFQYTSLQTYFNINNIALVNGKPVQLNIKSLIRHFVDHRHNVIIRRTRYELKKCQNRVHILLGFLKILDHLDLMIQLIKKSQNHYDACNRLIKKFQISKNQSQSILDMKLQSLTSLEINKLKKEYDELVKRIEFFKNVLEEHSTRTKIIQEELLNIKKKYQDIRRTQIDYSGDQVNIEDLIENEQVVLTISHAGYIKRTSLSEYKRQGRGGVGNRGATARESDFFKHLLVATNHQYLLIFTEKGKCFWLRVYEIPEGSKISKGRAIQNIIHLQQDDKVNAYILTEDLTNKKYVKDYYVMMITQKGIIKKTSLENYSRPRKDGINAIVIRKGDSLLEAILTKGNSHVFIAVKNGRIIRFSEKQVRSTGRTSSGVIGINTNSQDLVIGMICVDIEGKEKGHLLVVSEKGFGKRSHIKDYRITNRSGKGIKTINITQKTGSLISIKYVTDQDDLMIIKKSGIIIRIPISDIRVMGRTTQGVRLINLKENDAIADVAKVYKPIMEFH; encoded by the coding sequence ATGAATGAAAGTGAAGGAGAAAAATTGATTTATATTAATATTGAAGATGAAATGAAATCATCTTACATAGATTATTCTATGTCTGTTATTGTATCCAGAGCTCTTCCCGATGTTAGAGATGGATTAAAACCTGTACATAGAAGAGTTCTTTATGGAATGTATCAATTAGGAATTTTTTCTAACAGTTCTTATAAAAAATCTGCTCGTATTGTTGGAGAAGTATTGGGAAAATACCATCCACATGGAGATATTTCTGTTTATGAGACTATGGTCCGTCTGACCCAAAAATGGACATTACGTTATCCACTAATAGATGGACAGGGTAATTTTGGATCATTAGATGCAGATCCTCCAGCAGCCATGCGTTATACAGAAGTCAAAATGAAAAAAATATCTGAAGAAATGTTGTTGGATATTAAAAAAGAAACCGTGGATATGAAATTAAATTTTGATGATTCTTTGGAAGAACCAACTGTTTTACCTACACGAATTCCTAATCTTTTAATTAATGGATCTTCTGGGATTGCAGTTGGAATGGCTACTAATATCGCTCCTCATAATTTAAAAGAAACTATAAATGCTGTTTGCGCTTATATAGAAAATAACGATATATCTATAGAACAGATCATGAAATATATTAAAGCTCCTGATTTTCCTACAGGTGGAATTATTTACGGATATGATGGAGTTAAAAATGCTTTTCGTACCGGGAAAGGACGTATTATTTTACGTGCAAAAGTACATTTTGAAGAAATTCATGGAAGACAATGTATTATTGTAGATGAGATCCCTTATCAAGTAAACAAAGCTGATATGATCGCTAGAACTGTGGAACTAATGAAAGAAGGAAAAATGGAAGGGATTTATCAAATTCGTGATGAATCGGATAGAAATGGATTACGTATTGTATACATTTTAAAACAAAATACAAATCCTAATATATTATTGAATAAATTGTTTCAATATACTTCTCTACAAACTTATTTTAATATAAATAATATAGCTCTAGTTAATGGTAAACCTGTTCAATTAAATATCAAAAGTCTTATCAGACATTTTGTTGATCATAGACATAATGTTATTATTCGTCGGACTAGATACGAACTTAAAAAATGTCAAAATCGTGTTCATATTTTGTTAGGTTTTTTGAAAATATTAGATCATTTAGATCTCATGATTCAATTAATTAAAAAATCTCAAAATCATTATGATGCTTGTAATAGATTGATTAAAAAATTTCAAATATCTAAAAATCAATCTCAATCTATTTTAGATATGAAGTTACAAAGCCTTACATCTTTAGAAATAAATAAACTTAAAAAAGAATATGACGAGCTTGTTAAAAGAATAGAATTTTTTAAAAACGTTTTGGAAGAACATTCCACAAGAACTAAAATTATTCAAGAAGAACTTTTAAATATCAAAAAAAAATATCAAGATATACGTCGTACACAAATTGATTATTCAGGAGATCAGGTTAACATAGAAGACCTAATTGAAAACGAACAGGTAGTTCTTACTATTTCCCATGCCGGTTATATTAAAAGAACATCTTTATCAGAATACAAACGTCAAGGAAGAGGAGGAGTGGGAAACAGAGGAGCTACTGCCAGAGAATCAGACTTTTTCAAACATTTACTTGTAGCTACCAATCATCAATATCTACTTATTTTTACAGAAAAAGGAAAATGTTTTTGGCTAAGAGTATATGAAATTCCAGAAGGATCTAAAATTTCTAAAGGGAGAGCGATACAAAATATTATTCATCTTCAACAAGATGATAAAGTTAATGCTTATATCTTAACAGAAGATCTTACTAATAAAAAGTATGTCAAAGATTATTATGTTATGATGATTACGCAAAAAGGTATTATTAAAAAAACATCTTTAGAAAATTATTCTCGTCCTAGAAAAGATGGAATCAATGCTATTGTTATTCGTAAAGGAGATTCTTTGTTGGAAGCTATTTTAACTAAGGGAAATAGCCATGTTTTTATTGCTGTAAAAAATGGAAGAATTATTCGTTTTTCAGAAAAACAAGTTCGTTCAACTGGAAGAACTTCTTCTGGAGTTATAGGAATTAATACAAATAGTCAAGATTTGGTTATTGGAATGATATGTGTAGATATAGAAGGAAAAGAAAAAGGACATTTATTAGTTGTTTCTGAAAAAGGATTTGGAAAAAGGTCACATATAAAAGATTATCGTATAACTAATCGTAGTGGAAAAGGAATTAAAACAATAAATATAACTCAAAAAACAGGGAGTTTAATTTCCATAAAATATGTAACAGATCAAGATGATTTGATGATTATTAAAAAATCAGGAATTATTATACGTATTCCTATATCAGACATAAGAGTTATGGGAAGAACAACTCAAGGAGTCAGATTAATAAATTTAAAAGAAAATGATGCTATAGCTGATGTGGCAAAAGTTTATAAACCTATTATGGAATTTCATTAA
- a CDS encoding carboxy terminal-processing peptidase yields the protein MNFKIIKKLNDIKYIIIGFFLIFSLSFCSPLGEQEKYRIVLKTIYKTLYFLHSNPVSINNDFSQKVYHKYFEKLDNQKHFFIQKDVEDLSLYKEKIDDFWIHGDPTFFNIIMKRFLQRVKEVESICFHILKTPFDFNKKEMYIFGEKNSFYPKNQKEWIEKWRKYLKYLTLLEIITSTNKKIITSTNKKIIWKNAFFNNEKKSRKKVEEYIQEYFRKLKIKKESDWFSIYVNTITSQYDPHTNYFSPKEKEIFDFNISGQTEGIGLELKDDKGYPTVVRVISGGPAWKNKKIEVGDKIIRVAKNVNSESQNIVGMLLENSIRLIRGKKGSKVKLTLQKKNGSIEEVILTRDIIEKKEIFAKSVVILDKNQDKYGLICLPEFYFNPDNKNARNATKDMKKIIQELKKENIKGILIDIRNNGGGSLNTVIEIASFFLGKVPIVQIGKPNRKKKILKSHKNKILWTGPLVVLVNELSASASEILAAAIADYKRGIIVGSNQTYGKGTVQTVYPLNRFFLYNEKLGALKFTINKFYRVNGSSTQLKGVNSDIVIPSNTESIFLKFIEKNQINPMKWDYTDPIPSLHFYYDNLYLENIKNKSIKRLNKNNNFINIYKKIQSLNKKVSNKKQFSLNWEKFYYENLKIKKRNEYFKKLKNNLNIYGLQAFPPHYKIILKEKESEEQVKWERNVKKDFYIAECINILRDFNEIP from the coding sequence GTGAACTTCAAAATAATAAAAAAACTGAATGATATTAAGTACATAATAATTGGTTTTTTTCTCATTTTTTCATTAAGTTTTTGTTCTCCATTAGGAGAACAGGAAAAATATCGTATAGTACTCAAAACAATATATAAAACACTTTACTTTTTACATTCAAATCCTGTTTCTATAAATAATGATTTTTCACAAAAAGTATATCATAAATATTTTGAAAAATTAGATAATCAAAAACATTTTTTTATACAAAAAGACGTAGAAGATCTTTCTTTATATAAAGAAAAAATAGACGATTTTTGGATTCATGGAGATCCTACTTTTTTTAATATTATTATGAAACGTTTTTTACAAAGAGTAAAAGAAGTGGAATCTATATGTTTTCATATATTAAAAACACCTTTTGATTTCAATAAAAAAGAAATGTACATATTTGGAGAAAAAAATTCTTTTTATCCAAAAAATCAAAAAGAATGGATTGAAAAATGGAGAAAATATTTAAAATATTTGACTTTACTAGAAATTATCACTTCCACAAACAAAAAAATCATCACTTCCACAAACAAAAAAATCATTTGGAAAAATGCATTTTTTAATAACGAAAAAAAATCAAGAAAAAAAGTAGAAGAATATATTCAGGAATATTTCAGAAAATTAAAAATAAAAAAAGAATCTGATTGGTTTTCTATATATGTTAATACTATAACTTCTCAATATGACCCTCATACAAATTATTTTTCTCCTAAGGAAAAAGAAATTTTTGATTTTAACATATCTGGACAAACAGAAGGAATTGGCTTAGAATTAAAAGATGATAAAGGTTATCCTACCGTTGTTAGAGTCATTTCTGGGGGGCCTGCATGGAAGAACAAAAAAATAGAAGTAGGAGATAAAATTATACGAGTCGCAAAAAACGTAAACTCAGAATCGCAAAATATTGTAGGCATGTTGTTAGAAAATTCGATTCGTTTAATAAGAGGAAAAAAAGGAAGCAAAGTCAAACTCACTCTTCAAAAAAAAAATGGATCTATAGAAGAAGTGATTCTTACTAGAGATATAATTGAAAAGAAAGAAATTTTTGCAAAAAGTGTTGTCATATTGGATAAAAATCAAGATAAATATGGTTTGATCTGCTTACCTGAATTTTATTTTAATCCTGATAATAAAAATGCTAGAAATGCAACTAAAGATATGAAAAAAATCATTCAAGAATTAAAAAAAGAAAATATAAAAGGAATTCTGATAGATATCAGAAATAACGGAGGGGGATCTTTAAATACTGTAATAGAAATTGCTAGTTTTTTTTTAGGAAAAGTTCCTATCGTACAAATAGGAAAGCCTAACAGAAAAAAAAAGATACTTAAAAGTCATAAAAATAAAATTCTATGGACAGGCCCCCTTGTCGTTCTTGTGAATGAATTATCTGCTTCTGCTTCCGAAATTCTCGCAGCGGCTATAGCAGATTATAAAAGAGGAATTATTGTTGGAAGCAATCAAACATATGGAAAAGGAACTGTACAAACAGTTTATCCATTAAATCGATTTTTTCTATATAATGAAAAGCTAGGAGCCTTAAAATTTACTATCAATAAATTTTATCGTGTGAATGGAAGTTCTACTCAATTAAAAGGAGTAAATTCAGATATAGTCATTCCCAGTAATACGGAAAGTATATTTTTAAAATTTATAGAAAAAAATCAAATCAATCCTATGAAATGGGATTATACAGATCCTATTCCTTCTCTTCACTTTTATTATGATAATTTATATTTAGAAAATATTAAAAATAAAAGCATAAAACGTTTGAATAAAAATAATAATTTTATCAATATTTATAAAAAAATACAATCATTAAATAAAAAAGTTTCTAATAAAAAACAATTTTCTTTAAACTGGGAAAAATTTTATTATGAAAATTTAAAAATAAAAAAAAGAAATGAGTATTTTAAAAAATTAAAAAACAATTTGAATATATATGGATTACAAGCTTTTCCACCCCATTACAAAATCATTTTAAAAGAAAAAGAGTCAGAGGAACAAGTAAAATGGGAAAGAAATGTTAAAAAAGATTTTTATATAGCAGAATGTATCAATATATTACGAGATTTTAATGAAATTCCATAA
- the surE gene encoding 5'/3'-nucleotidase SurE — translation MNKKPIILVTNDDGIIAPGIRALVHSMNLLGDVYVVAPNKPQSGVGHAITMNTILYCDSVKIDNGNQKEWECSGTPVDCVKLAINDLLPRKPDICVSGINHGSNSSINIMYSGTLSAVIEASIEGIPSVGFSLLDFDWNADFEPSKKYVSQIVKKILYNPIPEKTITLNVNIPKLKKEEIKGIKICRQAESKWIESFDKRYTPRGRTYYWLVGDFLNLDEKIDTDEWALKNGYVSIVPIQFDLTNYTILNLLKDWNFIVLFVFFSDT, via the coding sequence ATGAATAAAAAACCAATTATTTTAGTCACAAATGATGATGGCATTATAGCTCCAGGGATTAGAGCTCTTGTTCATTCTATGAACCTTTTAGGAGATGTATATGTAGTAGCTCCAAATAAACCTCAATCTGGGGTAGGACATGCAATAACAATGAATACAATATTATATTGTGATTCAGTCAAGATAGATAACGGGAATCAAAAAGAATGGGAATGTTCTGGAACTCCAGTAGACTGTGTTAAATTAGCAATTAATGATCTTCTTCCTAGGAAACCTGATATTTGTGTATCAGGAATTAATCATGGATCAAATTCTTCTATAAATATTATGTATTCTGGAACTCTATCTGCTGTTATTGAGGCAAGTATAGAGGGGATTCCATCTGTAGGATTTTCTCTTTTAGATTTTGATTGGAATGCTGATTTTGAACCATCTAAAAAATATGTATCTCAGATTGTTAAAAAAATTCTTTATAATCCTATTCCGGAAAAAACAATCACTTTGAATGTGAATATTCCTAAATTAAAAAAAGAAGAAATTAAAGGAATTAAAATATGTAGACAGGCAGAGTCTAAATGGATAGAAAGTTTCGATAAACGTTATACACCTAGAGGAAGAACTTATTATTGGTTAGTAGGAGATTTTTTGAATTTGGATGAAAAGATAGATACAGATGAATGGGCATTAAAAAATGGATATGTCTCTATTGTTCCTATTCAATTTGATTTGACAAATTATACTATATTAAATCTTTTAAAAGATTGGAATTTTATTGTATTATTTGTTTTTTTTTCGGATACATAA
- the ruvB gene encoding Holliday junction branch migration DNA helicase RuvB, translated as MSSFLEGSLNPQKIQDFIGQHEILNNLKIFIQAAKKRKEALDHILFHGPPGLGKTTLAHIVANELCVNITVTSGSVLDKPGDLAGLLIHLKINDVIFIDEIHRLSPVVEEYLYSAMENYKIDIIIDSGSNARSIQIDLSPFTLIGATTRSGLLTAPMRSRFGINFRLSYYEKELLKDIVNRSAKLLNIPITEEASHEIANRSRGTPRITNALLRRIRDFAQVKGNGTIDINICNLGLQALNVDKHGLDEMDNRILSYIIDYFKGGPVGINTIATAVSENSDTIEEVYEPFLIQEGYLIRTPRGRKATKLAYQHIRKNFKKK; from the coding sequence GTGTCATCTTTTTTAGAAGGATCTTTAAATCCCCAAAAAATTCAAGATTTTATTGGACAACATGAGATATTGAATAATTTGAAAATTTTTATTCAGGCGGCTAAAAAAAGAAAAGAAGCTTTAGATCATATTTTATTTCATGGACCTCCAGGATTGGGAAAAACAACGTTAGCACATATTGTGGCTAATGAATTATGTGTAAATATTACTGTAACTTCAGGATCTGTTTTAGATAAACCTGGAGATTTAGCTGGGTTATTGATTCATTTAAAAATAAACGATGTAATTTTTATTGATGAAATACATCGTCTTTCTCCGGTTGTTGAGGAATATTTGTATTCAGCAATGGAAAATTATAAAATAGATATTATCATAGATTCTGGATCAAATGCTAGATCAATACAAATCGATTTATCTCCTTTTACTTTAATAGGAGCAACAACAAGATCAGGATTACTTACGGCTCCTATGCGTTCTAGATTTGGTATTAATTTTCGTCTTAGTTATTATGAAAAAGAATTATTAAAAGACATTGTAAATCGTAGTGCAAAATTGTTAAATATTCCAATAACGGAAGAGGCTTCTCATGAAATTGCGAATAGAAGTCGTGGAACTCCACGTATAACCAATGCTTTATTACGTAGAATCCGTGATTTTGCGCAAGTAAAAGGAAATGGGACCATTGATATTAACATATGTAATTTAGGATTACAAGCTCTTAATGTAGATAAACATGGATTAGATGAGATGGACAATAGAATTCTTTCATATATCATAGATTATTTTAAAGGAGGACCTGTGGGTATCAATACTATAGCAACAGCTGTTAGCGAAAACTCAGATACCATAGAAGAAGTTTATGAACCTTTTCTTATTCAGGAAGGATACTTAATTAGAACACCTAGGGGAAGAAAGGCTACAAAATTAGCTTATCAACATATAAGAAAAAATTTTAAAAAAAAATAG
- a CDS encoding adenylosuccinate synthase, with protein MPSNVIVGLQWGDEGKGKITDLLSKNSDYVIRYQGGNNSGHSIHIKNSYFVLHLVPSGVIYSGVKCIVGPGVVIDPKSFIQEIQNLESMGINTSKVFLAKRAHITMPYHCLLDQYQEEALGDKSIGTTHKGIGPTYVDKINRTGIRVLDLLNLKGFHKKLKYHIDLKNKIFTKIFQKKPLSFQSIYEEYIEYAKILSDRIIDAVYEIHDAYHNKKKILFEGAQAMLLDINYGTYPYVTTSSTSTGGVCTGAGIPPNFLKNFIGITKAYCTRVGFGPFPTEIGNEIENVIRKKGNEYGATTKRPRRCGWLDLISLKYSCMINGINYLVLTKLDVLSELEIIKICVKYKKYDNKIIQYFPANIKQDVKGIYIDFPGWKQDISHIHEYEDLPKNCKKYIKFIEVYLNLEILLISVGSERNQNIIKNKSLFFKIFS; from the coding sequence ATGCCTTCAAATGTTATTGTGGGTCTCCAATGGGGTGACGAGGGAAAAGGAAAAATTACCGACTTACTTTCTAAAAATTCGGATTATGTAATCCGTTATCAAGGAGGAAATAATTCAGGTCATTCTATTCACATTAAAAATAGTTATTTTGTTCTTCATTTAGTTCCTTCTGGAGTTATTTATTCTGGAGTAAAATGTATTGTTGGGCCTGGAGTAGTCATTGATCCTAAATCTTTTATACAAGAAATACAAAATTTAGAATCAATGGGTATTAATACGTCTAAAGTTTTTTTAGCAAAAAGAGCACATATCACTATGCCTTATCATTGTTTGTTAGATCAATATCAAGAAGAAGCTTTAGGGGACAAGTCTATTGGGACGACACACAAAGGGATTGGTCCGACTTATGTCGATAAAATTAATAGAACAGGAATTCGTGTTTTGGATTTATTGAATTTAAAAGGGTTTCATAAAAAATTAAAATACCATATTGATCTTAAAAACAAAATTTTTACAAAAATTTTTCAAAAAAAACCTCTTTCTTTTCAATCTATTTATGAAGAATACATAGAATATGCCAAAATTCTTTCTGATCGGATAATAGATGCTGTTTATGAAATTCATGATGCTTACCATAACAAAAAAAAGATTCTTTTTGAAGGAGCTCAAGCTATGTTATTGGATATAAATTATGGAACATATCCATATGTGACTACTTCTTCTACTTCTACGGGAGGCGTATGTACAGGAGCGGGAATCCCTCCTAACTTTTTAAAAAATTTTATAGGAATAACAAAAGCATATTGTACTCGTGTAGGATTTGGTCCTTTTCCTACAGAAATAGGAAATGAAATTGAAAATGTGATACGTAAAAAAGGAAATGAATATGGAGCAACGACAAAACGGCCAAGAAGATGCGGATGGTTGGATTTGATCTCTCTGAAATATTCTTGTATGATTAATGGGATTAATTATTTAGTTCTTACGAAATTAGATGTCTTGAGTGAATTGGAAATTATTAAAATATGTGTAAAATATAAAAAATATGATAATAAAATTATTCAATATTTTCCAGCAAATATAAAACAAGATGTAAAAGGAATTTATATAGACTTTCCTGGATGGAAACAAGACATATCTCATATTCATGAATACGAAGATTTACCAAAAAATTGTAAAAAATATATTAAATTTATTGAAGTTTATCTAAATTTAGAAATTTTATTAATTTCTGTTGGTTCTGAAAGAAATCAGAATATCATTAAAAATAAGTCTTTATTTTTTAAAATTTTTTCTTAG